TCCCAGGTCCAGATAGATGCCGTTCAGGTGATTGGTAAACCCTCTCTCAGTGGTGTATACGCCACTTTCAACGAACTGGTCTTCCGGTTTAACGTCGAGGTATTTATTACAGGAGAATAATCCTCCTGAAAACAATATTATAATCGCAGAGATCCAGCATGATCTTTTCATGATATTACTTTTAGAAAGTGGCCCTTACGCTAAAGGAATAGGAATTAGAGAAAGGATAATCAGTACCACGTTCGCTCCTGATAGTGGACAAACGGAATACATCATTGCTATATCCGGAGAAACGCAATGCTGACAGACCTGCGTGCCGCATCCATGGCTTATTCAACAGTTCATAACTGACGTTGATGGATTCTCCTGCCAGGAAGTTGTTACGCTGTACATAGCGGGAGGTCATTCTTACTGATGAAAAGTTATTGATGGCTTTAAAGCGGGACACGTCTCCCGGCTGCCTCCAGCGTTCATACAGGGCACGTCTGTCCAGATTCTCTTCTGCCACTTTGAATACAGAGATATTTTCCACCCTGTCATATAATGCCTGATTGAATACATCTCCGCCGAAGGTGTATCTCATATTCACACCAAAAGTGAATGCACTCCACCGTACGTTAATGCTGGCAATACCTTCCATTGTAGGCTGTGCATTACCCACCACTACTTCATCCGCAGATTCATAATCGAATGTCTGCGTGCCATCTTTTTTGATAAACACTTCTCTACCGGTGCCGGGATCTATACCTGCGGAGCGTACTGCCCACATCGCATCAGGACTATAACCGTCCCTGAAACGCTGCAATGAATTATTTTCCTCTGCAAGATCATTTTCCTTATCCAGCATATTCAGGAAACCACCGTACGTACTCTTCTGATAGCGTCCCATGATACCCAGCATCACATACAGTTTCTGCTGTGGAACAGAGACCGGCGTTGCTTTCAGGTTCCACTCCAGACCTTTGGTATGCTGATAACCGATATTGAAAGGATAACCACTGATGCCGGTAGAAGATGGTGTGGTAATGATAGCGATCAGCGGATCAGTGTTCTTCCGGTAATAATCAAATGTCAGAGAGATGCGGTTGTCCAGTACAGAGATATCAGTACCGATGTTTGCTGAAAAAGAGTTCTGCCATTTCAGGTTCGGATTTCCCAGGCTGCGGATCTCATAACCCTGTCCGAACTGGTTATTGGCAGCGCCGATCGCATATACTGTTTCAGAAGACAGTCCCTGGAAGTTCTGGTTACCGGTCAGTCCCACGTTCGCACGCAGTTTCAGGATATTGATCCATTTCAGATCGCTCAGTAACACATCGTTATGCAGGTTATAACCGATACCTGCTGACCAGAACGGAGAGTATTTATTGTTGGTACCAAAAGAGGTAGAACCATCTATACGGAATGATCCGTCCAGCAGAAAGCGGCGGTCATACATATAGCTGGCAATAAATAGTCCTGCTACGCTACGCGTGGTTGTCTTTGAATACCCTGGTATACCGTCCGGCTCATAGCCAAAAGCAAAAGCAGGATTACCCGGTACCCCTGGTGCAAAACCGGTAGCCGTAAAGGCCGTACGGTTAAACTGGTCGTTCCTGATCTCACCACGCAGGTTCATGTTGAGCTGATGTTTGTTATTGATCAGTTTACCATATGAGATCATCACGTTACTATTGTAGTTGAAGGCTTTCTGATTAGCGAAATCGTAGGAGCCTCTATTCTCGGCTGACTTACCGATAAACTGCGTATTCAATGGAGACAGGAAAGTATTATAATCAGTGCTGCCGCTGGTGATATTGATACCACCGCTCACACGTAAAGCCGTACTGATGTCGTAGATCAGCTGCAGGTTTTCAGTGAGTGCCTGCGACTTTTCATAGTCATAGCTGTTCAGGGTAGCGTTATATAGTGGGTTACCTGCGGTATCAGTGATATTAGAAGACGTTCTGTAAATATCCAGGTAAGGATTAATCGTACCATCCGGCTGTCTTTTCTCAAAATAAGGCAGCACTTTCACCCAGTCAGAAAAGGAGCCATACGGGGAAACATCTGCACGATAACCGTTGATGTACAATTTATTGCTGATATTCAGTTTACCCCGGCGATACTGAAGGTCTACGTTAGCGCCCCAGGTATTACGACCAGAACCCTTCATCACACCATTGTTATCACGGTAGTTCAGACCTACCCCATAGCGCATCTGGTTATCGCCACCTTCGGCATATAACGCATGGCCATTGGTCATACCGGTGCGCAGTGGCTCACTCAGCCAATAGGTATTTACACCGCGTTTTACCTGTGCAAGTCTTCTGGAATACAGAAGGTCAAGAATATTCTGATCATCAAAGTTCGGCGCCTTTGTCGGGTCCATTTTGTAACGGCCTGCCAGCCTTTCATACTCCAGCTTTTCAGCTGCATTCATCATGTTGTAGC
The DNA window shown above is from Chitinophaga agri and carries:
- a CDS encoding SusC/RagA family TonB-linked outer membrane protein, which produces MKKKYCYGGHFRRGAVWLLLATAPAGLLSALTLLPVSVHAQAPTTRSITLDVKNMSVPALLNEIRKQAGLRFIYDQEELKKLPPVTLKVKNATLNDVLRVALGNSRLSWNMENGVLVIKRNPQPPATLQEDTPAAQQVTIRGVITDDNKQPLGKATVQDLKAHIGAFTGEDGSFEITTSPDAILQISYIGMEPQMIALKGRTNIRVSLVSKSTKEVVVTGIVTRKKESFTGAAATYTGAELKTVGNQNVLQSLKTLDPSFVIVENNVMGANPNALPNIEVRGKSSLISVQTQSGANANQPLFILDGFETTLQVINDLDMNRVAAITVLKDAASTAMYGARAANGVVVIETLKPKPGAMRVSYTYDLRVEAPDLTSYNMMNAAEKLEYERLAGRYKMDPTKAPNFDDQNILDLLYSRRLAQVKRGVNTYWLSEPLRTGMTNGHALYAEGGDNQMRYGVGLNYRDNNGVMKGSGRNTWGANVDLQYRRGKLNISNKLYINGYRADVSPYGSFSDWVKVLPYFEKRQPDGTINPYLDIYRTSSNITDTAGNPLYNATLNSYDYEKSQALTENLQLIYDISTALRVSGGINITSGSTDYNTFLSPLNTQFIGKSAENRGSYDFANQKAFNYNSNVMISYGKLINNKHQLNMNLRGEIRNDQFNRTAFTATGFAPGVPGNPAFAFGYEPDGIPGYSKTTTRSVAGLFIASYMYDRRFLLDGSFRIDGSTSFGTNNKYSPFWSAGIGYNLHNDVLLSDLKWINILKLRANVGLTGNQNFQGLSSETVYAIGAANNQFGQGYEIRSLGNPNLKWQNSFSANIGTDISVLDNRISLTFDYYRKNTDPLIAIITTPSSTGISGYPFNIGYQHTKGLEWNLKATPVSVPQQKLYVMLGIMGRYQKSTYGGFLNMLDKENDLAEENNSLQRFRDGYSPDAMWAVRSAGIDPGTGREVFIKKDGTQTFDYESADEVVVGNAQPTMEGIASINVRWSAFTFGVNMRYTFGGDVFNQALYDRVENISVFKVAEENLDRRALYERWRQPGDVSRFKAINNFSSVRMTSRYVQRNNFLAGESINVSYELLNKPWMRHAGLSALRFSGYSNDVFRLSTIRSERGTDYPFSNSYSFSVRATF